From one Sorangium aterium genomic stretch:
- a CDS encoding polyprenyl synthetase family protein produces the protein MTPAELIHYLEECRALAAAEIRRIIPADQRSGAALYQLMLDYPLREAKGLRPALCIATCRALGGKLESVVRSAAVLELYHNAFLIHDDIEDESLMRRGGMTLHRAHGVPIAVNVGDAMLALSLQPLLDNIGVIGLGPSLRVLQAVARMTRESVEGQAIELDWVRREVWDLSDDDYIHMVEQKTCWYSFITPVVLGAITARLEPVRTERLSEFARRLGVAFQIQDDVLNLAGDVGEYGKEIGGDLWEGKRTLMLLHMMRHATPEERAEAARILSLARPRGTEGEPAVPPVIDATLARLVDRGELTTAGRDQVCAAVEEAHRGGDTVKTTEQVRFLQELIARYDSIEHARAVARAWVEEAQRALDACKGWLLPSAHRDLLEALVSYVFERVR, from the coding sequence ATGACGCCGGCGGAGCTGATTCACTATCTGGAGGAGTGCCGCGCGCTCGCAGCCGCGGAGATCCGGCGCATCATCCCGGCAGACCAGCGCTCCGGCGCGGCGCTGTATCAGCTGATGCTCGACTACCCCCTCCGGGAGGCCAAGGGACTCAGGCCTGCGCTCTGCATCGCGACGTGCCGCGCGCTCGGCGGGAAGCTGGAGTCAGTCGTGCGCTCGGCGGCCGTGCTCGAGCTCTACCACAACGCCTTTCTCATCCACGACGACATCGAGGACGAGTCGCTGATGCGCCGCGGCGGCATGACGTTGCACCGCGCCCACGGCGTACCGATCGCGGTGAACGTGGGCGACGCCATGCTCGCACTCTCGCTCCAGCCGCTCCTCGACAACATCGGCGTCATCGGGCTGGGCCCCTCGCTGCGCGTCCTCCAGGCGGTGGCGCGGATGACGCGAGAGTCGGTGGAGGGGCAGGCCATCGAGCTCGACTGGGTGCGCCGGGAGGTGTGGGACCTCTCGGACGACGATTACATCCACATGGTGGAGCAGAAGACCTGCTGGTACAGCTTCATCACGCCCGTCGTGCTCGGGGCGATCACGGCGCGCCTCGAGCCGGTGCGCACCGAGCGGCTCTCCGAGTTCGCGCGCAGGCTCGGCGTCGCGTTCCAGATCCAGGATGACGTCCTGAACCTGGCCGGCGACGTGGGCGAGTACGGCAAGGAGATCGGCGGCGACCTCTGGGAGGGCAAGCGGACGCTGATGCTGCTTCACATGATGCGCCATGCGACGCCGGAGGAGCGCGCCGAGGCGGCGCGGATCCTGTCCCTGGCCCGCCCGCGCGGCACGGAGGGGGAGCCGGCGGTGCCTCCGGTGATCGATGCGACGCTCGCGCGGCTGGTCGACCGAGGAGAGCTGACCACGGCCGGGCGGGATCAGGTGTGCGCCGCGGTGGAAGAGGCGCACCGCGGCGGCGACACCGTGAAGACCACCGAGCAGGTGCGCTTTCTTCAGGAGCTGATCGCGCGATATGACAGCATCGAGCACGCGCGGGCGGTGGCGCGCGCCTGGGTGGAAGAGGCCCAGCGCGCGCTCGACGCCTGCAAGGGATGGTTGCTGCCCTCTGCGCACCGCGATCTCCTGGAGGCCCTGGTCTCGTATGTGTTCGAACGCGTCAGGTGA
- a CDS encoding FAD-dependent oxidoreductase: MTNVANSGLRESEQEGAAEAGGHSGPRVTVYGAGIAGLTVAHELAERGFKVRVVEREEAYDRRGELRMAIGGVARTHYAAARRDDTGRPKPIRCTSELRTAEARLDPVRNHHEAASEPGDADDEQVVRVHASAWRPVAVQFGVGTDELMTGQDEVLKTELERFLQHTDDEGLHRITVTGYVDAERSKASHGNAAGDALPADKRGATALAEARALVVRQRVEEVLAGARCGYRGQFHVELRAARPGELAASALGELVEHNRIAVVDVRRIMLPGEHGFRFFPSYYNHVFDSMRRIPFLDAEGQATGRTVYDNVMPTPNQGIAQNGLSPLILPRSPPGSAYELKERFSVMRELGYTPLDILQFMLRTVRYMCTSSKRRAAELERISWWEFLQGYNPANGTLRYRYSERFTRDITTQARALASFDAVWGDARTCGNTWVQLFLNWLQPAAKVDGTLNGPTSEAWLDPWKHYLTTRLDVEFVQGTLVRVELKEENGRQTVVPHVRLLNEADDERGPGPQRALSDYYVIATDPKTAEEVTRDLRAAPDGRGRIGVPLGLDGFTTRVRPQPPTEGPGKARSPSGKYGLELWDRFQTMSGIQFFFKNEDFKLNDGYVFFNKAAWALTSINSVQFWTQRPTALRDGFTSLISVDLCDWGAKADGGEVAGKSMWECTANEIADEVWRQLTTEIRLVAPPGHLGSPFVGLPPNPTWFHIDRNIELGTAPPDVGRPVSNRTPYLVPIKGDWHNRPGAQPWDPSPAAFNLPPEHPEERRLDGAWQARHGGYLVHWDKLVFAGVYLKTFTRMTTMEAANESGRHAANAILDHWLATSPGRWSPPHQEAARARAEEDEAKRIEEARHMRSSVFYTATPRGDYSKIWNPERWEMPEFLLAKQVDERYFDLGLPHPWDMWGVETIPSLLSHTLNATIAGAAPDTRGASPQDSIEAAFETMLRSIYPEGGWVAMLDVLRRYCREIDRQTHKTAQAARGGSNP; this comes from the coding sequence ATGACGAACGTTGCAAATTCCGGTCTTCGAGAGAGCGAGCAAGAGGGCGCCGCCGAGGCCGGCGGCCATTCCGGTCCGCGCGTGACCGTCTACGGCGCTGGCATCGCCGGCCTCACCGTCGCGCACGAGCTGGCTGAGCGTGGTTTCAAGGTCCGTGTCGTCGAGCGCGAAGAGGCCTACGACAGGCGCGGTGAGCTGCGCATGGCCATCGGCGGAGTCGCTCGCACGCACTATGCGGCGGCGCGTCGCGACGATACCGGCAGGCCAAAGCCTATCCGGTGTACAAGCGAGCTCCGGACGGCGGAGGCGCGCCTCGATCCGGTCCGCAACCACCACGAGGCCGCTAGCGAACCCGGCGATGCGGACGACGAGCAGGTCGTGCGCGTGCACGCGAGCGCGTGGCGCCCGGTGGCCGTCCAGTTCGGGGTCGGGACCGACGAGCTCATGACCGGTCAGGACGAGGTGTTGAAGACCGAACTGGAGAGGTTCCTCCAGCACACGGACGACGAGGGGCTCCACCGGATTACCGTGACAGGGTATGTCGACGCCGAGCGGTCCAAGGCGTCGCACGGGAACGCTGCCGGCGACGCGCTCCCGGCCGACAAACGCGGGGCCACGGCGCTCGCCGAAGCGCGGGCGCTCGTCGTCAGGCAGCGCGTCGAGGAAGTGTTGGCGGGCGCTCGCTGTGGATACCGAGGCCAGTTCCATGTCGAGCTGCGCGCCGCACGTCCGGGAGAGCTCGCGGCCTCTGCCCTCGGCGAGCTCGTCGAGCACAACCGCATCGCCGTGGTCGACGTGCGCCGCATCATGCTTCCCGGCGAGCACGGCTTTCGATTCTTCCCCTCTTACTACAACCACGTGTTCGACTCGATGCGCCGGATTCCGTTCCTCGACGCGGAGGGGCAAGCGACCGGCCGCACGGTGTACGACAACGTGATGCCGACGCCCAACCAAGGCATCGCCCAGAATGGGCTCAGTCCGCTCATCCTGCCGCGCTCACCCCCGGGGTCGGCCTATGAGCTGAAGGAGCGCTTCTCGGTGATGCGCGAGCTGGGCTACACGCCGCTCGATATCCTGCAGTTCATGCTGAGGACGGTCAGGTACATGTGCACCAGCTCGAAGCGACGGGCAGCGGAGCTGGAGAGGATCTCCTGGTGGGAATTCCTCCAGGGGTACAATCCCGCGAATGGTACGTTGAGGTACAGGTACAGCGAGCGATTCACGCGGGACATCACGACACAGGCGCGGGCGCTCGCTTCGTTCGACGCGGTGTGGGGGGACGCGCGGACGTGCGGCAACACCTGGGTCCAGCTGTTCTTGAACTGGCTGCAACCGGCCGCGAAGGTCGACGGCACGCTCAACGGCCCCACGAGCGAGGCGTGGCTCGACCCGTGGAAACATTACCTCACGACGCGGCTCGATGTCGAGTTCGTGCAGGGGACGCTGGTCCGTGTCGAGTTGAAGGAGGAGAACGGGCGGCAGACAGTCGTGCCTCATGTGCGGCTGCTCAACGAGGCCGACGACGAGCGCGGCCCCGGGCCCCAGCGCGCTCTCTCGGACTACTACGTCATCGCGACGGATCCCAAGACTGCAGAGGAGGTGACCCGGGATCTCCGTGCTGCGCCCGATGGCCGCGGCCGGATCGGCGTCCCGCTCGGCTTGGATGGATTCACGACGCGGGTGCGTCCGCAGCCTCCCACGGAGGGGCCCGGCAAGGCACGCAGCCCGTCAGGCAAGTACGGTCTCGAGCTCTGGGATCGATTCCAGACCATGTCCGGCATCCAGTTCTTCTTCAAGAACGAAGATTTCAAGCTCAACGACGGCTATGTCTTCTTCAACAAGGCGGCGTGGGCGCTGACCTCGATCAACAGCGTCCAGTTCTGGACCCAGCGGCCGACTGCGCTGCGCGACGGCTTCACCTCGCTCATCAGCGTCGACCTCTGCGACTGGGGCGCGAAGGCCGATGGCGGCGAGGTGGCCGGCAAGTCGATGTGGGAGTGCACGGCGAACGAGATCGCCGACGAGGTCTGGCGCCAGCTCACGACGGAAATCAGGCTCGTCGCTCCGCCCGGGCACCTCGGGAGCCCGTTCGTCGGCCTTCCGCCGAACCCTACCTGGTTCCACATCGATCGGAACATCGAACTCGGGACGGCGCCGCCCGACGTCGGGCGCCCGGTCAGCAACCGGACACCGTACCTCGTGCCCATCAAGGGCGACTGGCACAACCGGCCGGGCGCCCAGCCTTGGGACCCGAGCCCGGCAGCTTTCAACCTCCCGCCGGAGCACCCGGAGGAACGGCGGCTCGATGGCGCGTGGCAGGCGAGGCACGGCGGATACCTCGTTCACTGGGACAAACTCGTCTTCGCCGGCGTCTACCTCAAGACATTCACCCGCATGACGACCATGGAGGCCGCGAACGAATCCGGCCGGCATGCCGCGAACGCGATCCTCGATCATTGGCTCGCCACGTCCCCCGGGAGGTGGTCGCCGCCGCACCAGGAGGCTGCGCGAGCGCGCGCGGAGGAGGACGAGGCGAAGCGCATCGAGGAAGCACGGCATATGCGATCGAGCGTCTTCTACACGGCGACTCCACGCGGCGACTACTCCAAGATCTGGAACCCGGAGCGCTGGGAGATGCCTGAATTCCTGCTGGCCAAGCAGGTCGACGAGCGGTACTTCGACCTGGGCCTACCGCACCCGTGGGACATGTGGGGTGTGGAGACGATCCCGTCGCTCCTCTCCCATACCCTCAACGCCACGATCGCCGGCGCCGCGCCGGACACGCGCGGCGCCTCCCCCCAGGACTCGATCGAGGCGGCGTTCGAGACCATGCTGCGATCCATCTACCCCGAAGGTGGTTGGGTCGCGATGCTCGACGTTTTGCGCAGGTACTGCCGCGAGATCGACAGGCAGACGCACAAGACTGCTCAGGCCGCGCGCGGCGGGTCGAACCCATGA
- a CDS encoding sterol-binding-like protein, protein MAALLDESFATLARELPEAYARMCARFAGKTVRIEVDGERFVAAFESAAARVRRVGTEDDVGADASITTSRRAIRDVLEARRSLSDAVLADEVEAVAPLDSLVEVLAGLSMYVHGAVRCPSFPRLLERFQGLLAGDEEV, encoded by the coding sequence GTGGCGGCGCTGCTCGACGAGTCGTTCGCGACGCTGGCGAGGGAGCTGCCAGAGGCCTACGCGCGGATGTGCGCGCGGTTCGCCGGGAAGACGGTGCGGATCGAGGTGGACGGCGAGCGCTTCGTGGCCGCCTTCGAGAGCGCAGCGGCGCGCGTGCGCCGGGTGGGCACGGAGGACGACGTGGGCGCCGACGCGTCGATCACGACGAGCCGGCGAGCGATCCGGGACGTGCTCGAGGCACGGCGGTCGCTCTCGGACGCGGTGCTCGCCGACGAGGTGGAAGCGGTGGCGCCGCTCGACAGCCTGGTGGAGGTCCTCGCCGGTCTATCGATGTACGTGCACGGCGCTGTGCGGTGTCCGTCGTTCCCGCGGCTCCTAGAGCGGTTTCAGGGGCTGCTGGCGGGCGACGAGGAAGTGTGA
- a CDS encoding LysR family transcriptional regulator: MDLEELRAFLAVVEAGSFLGAARALGSSRTTLRRQVASLEARAGVLLLESVRNGVVPTEAGQVLARKGRGMVQEAAALLASIREVGDAPSGTLRVILPVGLPPHMMTPLFAAVRSAYPRLHVHCRFSNDPLGEALTDIDIAVHFGEDAPSGHWISHVVLRVREWLIASRAYLEKRGTPRTIDDLKHHELFAWQAPGEDARTWRTWRGAPFTVQPALIATDIHFIRHCCISGLGIGLVPDALVPDPDVGPGVLVPVLPDVVGQERPVRLSVPGALSEIPKIKVFIGHVRASLGKL; encoded by the coding sequence ATGGACCTCGAAGAGCTTCGCGCCTTCCTCGCCGTGGTCGAGGCCGGCTCCTTCCTGGGCGCGGCCCGCGCGCTCGGCTCGTCGCGCACGACGCTCCGGCGTCAGGTCGCGTCGCTGGAGGCGCGCGCCGGCGTCCTCCTGCTCGAGAGCGTGCGGAACGGCGTCGTGCCGACCGAGGCCGGGCAGGTGCTCGCCCGGAAGGGGCGCGGCATGGTGCAGGAGGCCGCCGCGCTCCTCGCCTCGATCCGGGAGGTGGGCGACGCGCCCTCGGGCACCCTGCGGGTCATCCTGCCCGTGGGGCTGCCGCCGCACATGATGACGCCGCTCTTCGCCGCCGTTCGGAGCGCGTATCCGAGGCTCCACGTCCACTGCCGCTTCAGCAACGATCCGCTGGGGGAGGCGCTCACGGACATCGACATCGCTGTCCACTTCGGCGAGGACGCGCCGAGCGGACACTGGATATCGCACGTCGTCCTGCGCGTCCGCGAGTGGCTCATCGCCAGCCGCGCGTACCTGGAGAAGCGCGGCACGCCACGGACGATCGACGATCTGAAGCACCACGAGCTGTTCGCGTGGCAGGCCCCGGGCGAGGACGCGCGCACCTGGCGGACATGGCGGGGCGCGCCCTTCACCGTCCAGCCGGCCCTCATCGCGACGGACATCCACTTCATCCGGCACTGCTGCATCTCCGGCCTGGGCATCGGCCTCGTCCCCGACGCGCTCGTGCCCGACCCCGACGTGGGGCCGGGCGTGCTCGTGCCCGTGCTGCCCGACGTGGTGGGGCAGGAGCGGCCCGTGCGGCTCAGCGTCCCGGGGGCGCTGTCGGAGATACCGAAGATCAAGGTGTTCATCGGGCACGTGCGCGCGTCGCTCGGGAAGCTGTAG
- a CDS encoding class I SAM-dependent methyltransferase: protein MNDGIRLYLMHQLALSLHWWNAVVFQPAIYRKKLGLYVPATLGAPPAPGVPTGGGQRLTLQHDEPDLLSAEPDDYEGVREFDAHSADYDALVRPFSDPIVAEMIGLLRPHLARNARILDPSAGPGSAAIQLSWLVPEGEVIAADLSRGMVETAHRNARAAGCRNMAFFQADVARPPAAFEGYFDAIFCCLSFHHYPDGAAAARAFRAVLAPHGKAFIADPGPAWFIELARTISVLADPGFVQHRTGEEFQRLFTEAGFSSVYWVEALPGIGVTIASV, encoded by the coding sequence GTGAACGACGGGATTCGACTCTACCTCATGCACCAGCTGGCGCTCTCCTTGCATTGGTGGAACGCGGTCGTGTTTCAGCCGGCGATCTACCGGAAGAAGCTTGGCCTCTACGTGCCCGCGACGCTCGGCGCGCCGCCGGCGCCCGGCGTCCCGACGGGGGGCGGGCAACGGCTCACGCTCCAGCACGACGAGCCTGATCTGCTCTCGGCCGAACCGGACGACTACGAGGGTGTGCGGGAGTTCGATGCGCACTCGGCGGATTACGACGCTCTCGTCCGCCCCTTTTCCGATCCGATCGTCGCCGAGATGATCGGGCTCCTCCGGCCGCACCTGGCGCGGAACGCGCGGATCCTGGATCCGTCAGCCGGGCCGGGGAGCGCGGCGATCCAGCTCTCGTGGCTGGTCCCCGAGGGGGAGGTGATCGCCGCCGATCTCTCGCGAGGCATGGTGGAGACGGCCCATCGCAACGCGCGGGCGGCGGGGTGTCGGAACATGGCGTTTTTCCAGGCCGACGTGGCGCGGCCTCCGGCCGCGTTCGAGGGCTATTTCGACGCGATCTTCTGCTGCCTGTCGTTTCACCATTATCCGGACGGAGCGGCCGCCGCGCGCGCGTTCCGGGCGGTCCTGGCGCCGCACGGGAAGGCATTCATCGCCGATCCCGGGCCCGCCTGGTTCATCGAGCTTGCCCGGACGATCTCGGTGCTCGCGGATCCGGGGTTCGTCCAGCACCGGACGGGGGAGGAGTTTCAGCGACTGTTCACGGAGGCGGGGTTCTCGTCGGTATACTGGGTCGAGGCGCTGCCAGGGATCGGGGTGACGATCGCGTCGGTCTGA
- a CDS encoding multicopper oxidase family protein yields MARDDSHTLRRTGSLAALTLSLAALAGCGGGEETSTTSTTPRPTSTYEDPPELQPGADGAYELRFGPSEVEIDGRRFCLRAYNGMTSGPTIRIPKGEDRKVHVNLHNDFTKSDFREIASMMGHGSRSCHDFNLTNLHGHGLHVQPNFATDDPADPCEGDGCAPEGRYFGDHVLHEVGPGESARYRWDLDEDGIHHEGTDWYHPHIHGSTAIQVMDGAAGALLIEGALDELPGIAKARERVMVMTQVPIDHENTVPLKEGEECTEDNLSVTDFLAVESLRATLINGKLRPRLTTPPGQVERWRMVYAGSPDEMGMKLHVAKDDSCSDFDKTPIETTQIARDGLTLPQFYRSDTVWVSPGYRADVMVKMPEGKQTLCLVGRRPNDLLGSVIAIVDVDPGAGEPTEVNLPAEADVAALAPPTSWTGTVDGEQMEVSCDSVETVHQKVVLLVPTPGSKPPDLSSDVALMSCDPGEHPHEVDPDAPVCICPDPNISCRKFDERRARGYRSDRVMTAGSPERWEIRAFDGHPFHIHINPFLVCPNKSNKEPNFAHWRDTMWVQAEDGPRDVIMNPRRFTGQFVLHCHKLNHEDEGMMELVEICDPGDEECLCQGTDESGACISQAGCQPDDLACQFAKTATDAYPAPPPPNPELCGP; encoded by the coding sequence ATGGCACGAGACGATTCGCACACGCTCAGGCGCACAGGCTCGCTCGCGGCGCTAACCCTCTCCCTCGCGGCGCTCGCAGGCTGCGGCGGAGGCGAGGAGACGAGCACGACGAGCACGACGCCGCGGCCGACGTCCACATACGAGGACCCCCCCGAGCTCCAGCCGGGCGCGGATGGAGCGTACGAGCTGCGTTTCGGCCCGAGCGAGGTCGAGATCGACGGGCGCCGGTTCTGTCTCCGCGCGTACAACGGAATGACGAGCGGCCCCACGATCCGCATTCCGAAGGGCGAGGATCGCAAGGTCCACGTGAACCTGCATAACGACTTCACGAAGAGCGACTTCCGCGAGATCGCGAGCATGATGGGCCATGGCAGCAGGTCGTGCCACGACTTCAACCTGACGAACTTGCACGGCCACGGCCTGCACGTGCAGCCCAACTTCGCGACGGACGATCCCGCGGACCCGTGCGAGGGGGACGGCTGCGCGCCCGAAGGGAGGTATTTCGGCGACCACGTGCTGCACGAGGTGGGGCCGGGAGAGAGCGCCCGGTACCGCTGGGACCTGGACGAGGACGGGATCCACCACGAGGGCACGGACTGGTACCACCCTCACATCCACGGCTCCACGGCCATCCAGGTCATGGATGGGGCCGCCGGGGCGCTCCTCATCGAGGGCGCGCTCGACGAGCTGCCCGGCATCGCCAAGGCCAGAGAGCGGGTGATGGTCATGACGCAGGTGCCCATCGATCACGAGAACACGGTGCCCTTGAAGGAGGGAGAGGAGTGCACCGAGGACAACCTGTCGGTGACCGACTTCCTCGCCGTCGAGTCGCTCCGGGCCACGCTGATCAACGGCAAGCTCAGGCCGCGGCTCACGACGCCCCCCGGGCAGGTGGAGCGCTGGCGCATGGTCTACGCGGGCAGCCCGGACGAGATGGGGATGAAGCTCCACGTCGCGAAGGACGATTCGTGCTCCGACTTCGACAAGACGCCCATCGAGACCACGCAGATCGCGCGCGACGGGCTGACGCTCCCGCAGTTCTACAGGAGCGACACGGTGTGGGTCTCTCCCGGGTACCGCGCCGACGTGATGGTGAAGATGCCTGAAGGGAAGCAGACGCTCTGCCTCGTCGGGCGCCGGCCGAACGATCTCCTGGGGAGCGTGATCGCGATCGTCGACGTGGACCCGGGCGCGGGCGAGCCCACCGAGGTGAACCTGCCCGCGGAGGCGGACGTGGCCGCGCTCGCGCCGCCCACCTCGTGGACGGGCACGGTCGACGGCGAGCAGATGGAGGTGAGCTGCGATTCGGTCGAGACCGTGCACCAGAAGGTGGTGCTCCTCGTGCCCACGCCGGGGAGCAAGCCGCCCGATCTCAGCAGCGATGTGGCGCTCATGTCATGTGACCCGGGAGAGCACCCGCACGAGGTCGATCCGGACGCCCCTGTGTGCATCTGCCCGGATCCGAACATCAGCTGCCGCAAGTTCGACGAGCGGCGCGCCCGCGGCTACCGGAGCGATCGCGTCATGACCGCCGGGAGCCCGGAGCGCTGGGAGATCCGCGCGTTCGACGGGCACCCGTTCCATATCCACATCAACCCGTTCCTCGTGTGCCCCAACAAATCGAACAAGGAGCCCAACTTCGCCCACTGGCGGGACACGATGTGGGTCCAGGCCGAGGACGGGCCGCGCGACGTGATCATGAACCCCCGGAGGTTCACGGGACAGTTCGTGCTGCACTGCCACAAGCTGAACCACGAGGACGAAGGGATGATGGAGCTCGTCGAGATCTGCGACCCGGGAGATGAGGAGTGCCTGTGCCAGGGGACGGACGAGAGCGGCGCGTGCATCTCCCAGGCGGGGTGTCAGCCGGACGATCTCGCGTGCCAGTTCGCAAAGACGGCGACGGACGCGTACCCGGCGCCGCCGCCGCCGAACCCGGAGCTCTGCGGGCCGTGA
- a CDS encoding helix-turn-helix domain-containing protein, translated as MTYKLDELAGEAGVAPRTVRYYVQRGLLPAPEFRGKDTSYGREHLARLRAIKVLQLAHLPLEEIQARLAGAGLDEIERIAAGAPPRDPDVRCAAPEEVAAAPPVGSGAQRGERWERVEIADGVELHVRTDAPERSRRIALDIESRYTTLAPKGSR; from the coding sequence ATGACGTACAAGCTCGACGAGCTCGCGGGCGAGGCGGGGGTGGCGCCGCGCACGGTGCGGTATTACGTGCAGCGCGGGCTCCTTCCGGCGCCGGAGTTCCGCGGGAAGGACACCTCCTACGGGCGAGAGCACCTCGCGCGGCTCCGCGCCATCAAGGTCCTCCAGCTGGCGCACTTGCCGCTCGAGGAGATCCAGGCGCGCCTCGCGGGCGCGGGCCTCGACGAGATCGAGCGCATCGCCGCGGGGGCGCCGCCGCGCGATCCGGACGTGCGCTGCGCCGCCCCGGAGGAGGTCGCCGCGGCTCCGCCCGTCGGCTCCGGCGCACAGCGCGGCGAGCGCTGGGAGCGGGTCGAGATCGCCGACGGGGTGGAGCTCCACGTGCGGACCGACGCCCCGGAGCGCTCGCGGCGCATCGCCCTCGATATCGAGTCTCGCTACACAACCCTTGCCCCGAAAGGCTCGCGATGA